The following coding sequences lie in one Populus nigra chromosome 15, ddPopNigr1.1, whole genome shotgun sequence genomic window:
- the LOC133673826 gene encoding uncharacterized protein LOC133673826 isoform X2, which produces MSGGTPVGGGGYIRQRHSQGYASSGDDLEDDACSRAQPFSPPNQRVRPWLEIVENVIWIASAIFIIYFGDRRSNLIYLLWHDERIRRRFDEKWELSSISTLPLVTLLGLVSFCLFSFSLWPIWSFLTLPLLFTLFMACMVIFPNIMIGTFRTQNDAFRID; this is translated from the exons ATGTCTGGTGGGACACCAGTTGGCGGCGGTGGATACATCAGGCAGAGACATAGCCAAGGGTATGCCTCAAGTGGTGATGATCTTGAGGATGATGCTTGTTCAAGAGCACAGCCCTTTTCGCCCCCTAATCAGCGAGTTAGGCCTTGGCTTGAGATTGTCGAAAATGTAATTTGGATTGCTTCTGCAATTTTCATCATCTACTTCGGCGACAGACGCTCCAATTTGATTTATCTTTTGTGGCATGACGAACGGATTAGAAG GAGGTTCGATGAAAAATGGGAGCTCTCAAGTATATCCACTCTGCCATTAGTTACCCTATTGGGGCTTGTCTCCTTTTGCTT gttttccttttctttgtggCCAATTTGGAGTTTTTTGACCCTTCCTCTTCTG TTCACACTGTTTATGGCTTGTATGGTTATCTTTCCCAACATTATGATTGGAACATTCAGGACACAAAATGATGCATTCCGCATAGATTGA
- the LOC133673826 gene encoding uncharacterized protein LOC133673826 isoform X1: MSGGTPVGGGGYIRQRHSQGYASSGDDLEDDACSRAQPFSPPNQRVRPWLEIVENVIWIASAIFIIYFGDRRSNLIYLLWHDERIRRLPLYLGMVGVGLNILIFLYTIMFAWSVRRFDEKWELSSISTLPLVTLLGLVSFCLFSFSLWPIWSFLTLPLLFTLFMACMVIFPNIMIGTFRTQNDAFRID, encoded by the exons ATGTCTGGTGGGACACCAGTTGGCGGCGGTGGATACATCAGGCAGAGACATAGCCAAGGGTATGCCTCAAGTGGTGATGATCTTGAGGATGATGCTTGTTCAAGAGCACAGCCCTTTTCGCCCCCTAATCAGCGAGTTAGGCCTTGGCTTGAGATTGTCGAAAATGTAATTTGGATTGCTTCTGCAATTTTCATCATCTACTTCGGCGACAGACGCTCCAATTTGATTTATCTTTTGTGGCATGACGAACGGATTAGAAG ATTGCCTTTATACCTTGGGATGGTGGGTGTTGGTTTGAACATTCTTATCTTCTTATATACAATTATGTTTGCCTGGAGTGTCAGGAGGTTCGATGAAAAATGGGAGCTCTCAAGTATATCCACTCTGCCATTAGTTACCCTATTGGGGCTTGTCTCCTTTTGCTT gttttccttttctttgtggCCAATTTGGAGTTTTTTGACCCTTCCTCTTCTG TTCACACTGTTTATGGCTTGTATGGTTATCTTTCCCAACATTATGATTGGAACATTCAGGACACAAAATGATGCATTCCGCATAGATTGA
- the LOC133673826 gene encoding uncharacterized protein LOC133673826 isoform X3 encodes MSGGTPVGGGGYIRQRHSQGYASSGDDLEDDACSRAQPFSPPNQRVRPWLEIVENVIWIASAIFIIYFGDRRSNLIYLLWHDERIRRLPLYLGMVGVGLNILIFLYTIMFAWSVRRFDEKWELSSISTLPLVTLLGLVSFCFSHCLWLVWLSFPTL; translated from the exons ATGTCTGGTGGGACACCAGTTGGCGGCGGTGGATACATCAGGCAGAGACATAGCCAAGGGTATGCCTCAAGTGGTGATGATCTTGAGGATGATGCTTGTTCAAGAGCACAGCCCTTTTCGCCCCCTAATCAGCGAGTTAGGCCTTGGCTTGAGATTGTCGAAAATGTAATTTGGATTGCTTCTGCAATTTTCATCATCTACTTCGGCGACAGACGCTCCAATTTGATTTATCTTTTGTGGCATGACGAACGGATTAGAAG ATTGCCTTTATACCTTGGGATGGTGGGTGTTGGTTTGAACATTCTTATCTTCTTATATACAATTATGTTTGCCTGGAGTGTCAGGAGGTTCGATGAAAAATGGGAGCTCTCAAGTATATCCACTCTGCCATTAGTTACCCTATTGGGGCTTGTCTCCTTTTGCTT TTCACACTGTTTATGGCTTGTATGGTTATCTTTCCCAACATTATGA